A genomic region of Candidatus Limnocylindrales bacterium contains the following coding sequences:
- a CDS encoding HAMP domain-containing sensor histidine kinase produces the protein MSSDKIALIDELKRYVTGLEEINKDLKSLVTSMIPGALLVDNRETIKIMNPSAKKILGLPVDTEFVEGSFLKNTLGFSPIGLLIESKKEIVKKEIQISERIYQTVISAVRDESQALLGAAVVILDITEEKKLQEREADFLAMIVHDLKSPMTVIKGGTEAILGEVTGSITEEQKAVLFDIQGASEWAIELINNFLELSQLEFRQMKLELRGVNICELILKALMEIHLLAQRKNLVLTHHLEENLPPVLGEAEKLERVLVNLLNNAVKFTPEQGQIEVRARLIEWPAEQEELKKRRMIQVDIRDTGPGVAVEDRELIFEKYQQAKIGRSPEYKGTGLGLAICKMIIEAHNGKIWVHGEPGRGSTFSFTVPVAEQNPSDP, from the coding sequence ATGTCCAGTGATAAAATTGCCCTGATCGATGAGCTCAAAAGATATGTAACCGGTTTAGAAGAGATAAACAAGGATTTGAAGTCTCTGGTGACCTCTATGATCCCCGGAGCTCTTCTGGTTGACAACCGGGAAACCATTAAAATCATGAACCCTTCGGCCAAAAAGATATTGGGATTACCGGTAGATACTGAATTTGTGGAGGGTTCTTTTTTAAAGAATACTCTAGGATTTAGTCCCATAGGATTACTTATAGAAAGTAAAAAGGAGATTGTCAAAAAGGAGATACAGATCTCTGAAAGAATCTATCAGACTGTTATATCTGCTGTTCGGGATGAATCTCAAGCTCTGTTGGGAGCTGCAGTTGTTATTTTAGATATAACCGAAGAGAAAAAGCTTCAGGAACGAGAAGCGGATTTCCTGGCTATGATTGTTCACGATCTTAAATCTCCGATGACGGTTATTAAAGGAGGTACCGAGGCCATTTTGGGTGAGGTAACAGGAAGTATTACCGAGGAACAAAAGGCAGTACTTTTCGATATCCAAGGTGCAAGCGAATGGGCCATTGAGTTGATCAACAATTTCCTTGAACTATCTCAATTGGAATTTCGACAGATGAAGTTAGAATTACGAGGGGTCAATATCTGTGAGCTTATTTTGAAAGCCCTCATGGAAATTCATCTTCTTGCCCAGAGAAAGAATCTTGTACTAACCCACCATCTAGAAGAAAATCTGCCTCCCGTTCTTGGAGAAGCGGAAAAGTTAGAACGGGTTCTTGTTAATCTTCTCAACAATGCGGTTAAGTTTACACCGGAACAGGGTCAGATTGAAGTAAGGGCCCGGTTAATTGAATGGCCCGCAGAACAGGAGGAACTTAAAAAAAGGAGAATGATCCAGGTAGACATCCGTGATACAGGTCCGGGGGTTGCTGTAGAAGACCGGGAGCTCATCTTTGAGAAATATCAACAGGCTAAAATAGGAAGATCCCCGGAGTATAAGGGAACTGGATTGGGTTTGGCCATTTGTAAAATGATCATAGAGGCCCATAACGGCAAAATTTGGGTCCATGGCGAGCCGGGAAGAGGAAGCACTTTTAGTTTTACAGTACCCGTGGCAGAACAGAACCCCTCTGATCCATAA